Proteins from one Staphylococcus saprophyticus subsp. saprophyticus ATCC 15305 = NCTC 7292 genomic window:
- a CDS encoding DUF1146 family protein — protein sequence MEYLGQFSIVHLILHVVCICIAYWALNAVRLEQFFKKGYPLQVQICMIFLAILLGTAVSNFIVDLLQYSTQIKYLAQ from the coding sequence ATGGAGTATCTAGGACAATTTTCAATTGTACATCTTATCTTACATGTGGTTTGTATTTGTATTGCTTATTGGGCATTAAATGCAGTGAGATTAGAGCAGTTTTTTAAAAAGGGGTATCCCTTACAAGTTCAAATTTGTATGATTTTTTTAGCAATATTACTTGGAACAGCTGTTAGTAATTTTATTGTGGATTTGTTACAATACTCAACGCAAATAAAATATTTAGCACAATAA
- the thiM gene encoding hydroxyethylthiazole kinase encodes MNSLNNLRTNNPLVICYTNDVVKNFTANGLLSLGASPAMSQAPEEAIDMLTPANALLINIGTLTKDREQDILEIAKTANEVGTPIVFDPVAVGASQYRKDFCKTFLNTVDVVVIKGNASEILALINNDAKMKGTDSDDNLNAIEIAKEAHKRLNSAIIITGKEDVVIQDNQIYQLNNGSALLAKVTGAGCLLGAVIASFLPTDETTSISQLVEATSIYNIAAEKAEQLAEDKGPGTFMTLLLDALYQVTYDDYSNQSDIQEVQ; translated from the coding sequence ATGAATAGTTTAAATAATTTAAGAACGAATAATCCACTCGTTATTTGTTACACAAACGATGTCGTAAAGAACTTTACGGCAAACGGACTTTTAAGTTTGGGTGCAAGCCCAGCAATGAGTCAAGCACCTGAAGAAGCGATAGATATGTTAACACCTGCTAATGCACTGCTCATTAATATTGGTACTTTAACTAAAGATAGAGAGCAGGACATTTTAGAAATTGCTAAAACAGCTAATGAAGTAGGCACGCCAATTGTATTTGATCCAGTTGCTGTCGGTGCATCCCAATATCGCAAGGATTTTTGTAAAACTTTTTTAAATACTGTAGATGTAGTAGTTATAAAAGGGAATGCATCTGAAATTTTAGCGTTGATAAATAATGATGCTAAGATGAAAGGAACGGACAGTGATGATAATTTAAATGCGATAGAAATTGCCAAAGAAGCGCATAAACGATTAAATAGTGCGATAATCATCACTGGCAAAGAGGATGTTGTGATTCAAGACAATCAAATATATCAACTGAATAATGGATCGGCTTTGTTGGCCAAAGTAACGGGTGCAGGCTGTTTATTAGGTGCTGTCATAGCTAGTTTTTTACCGACAGATGAAACAACTTCAATCAGCCAGTTAGTTGAAGCCACTTCAATTTATAATATCGCTGCGGAAAAGGCAGAGCAACTTGCGGAAGACAAAGGTCCTGGTACATTTATGACGTTATTATTAGATGCACTATATCAAGTGACTTATGATGATTATTCAAATCAAAGTGATATACAAGAGGTGCAGTAA
- the atpD gene encoding F0F1 ATP synthase subunit beta, whose translation MGLGRVTQVMGPVIDVRFEHNEVPEINNALVVDVERDEGTVSLTLEVALQLGDDVVRTIAMDSTDGVKRGTEVRDSGDSISVPVGDATLGRVFNVLGDTIDLDEKLDTSVKRDPIHREAPAFDQLSTKVEILETGIKVIDLLAPYIKGGKIGLFGGAGVGKTVLIQELINNIAQEHGGISVFAGVGERTREGNDLYYEMSDSGVIKKTAMVFGQMNEPPGARMRVALSGLTMAEHFRDVQGQDVLLFIDNIFRFTQAGSEVSALLGRMPSAVGYQPTLATEMGQLQERITSTTKGSVTSIQAVFVPADDYTDPAPAAVFAHLDATTNLERKLTEMGIYPAVDPLASTSRALDPTIVGQDHYEIARDVQSTLQKYRELQDIIAILGMDELSEEDKQTVERARRIQFFLSQNFHVAEQFTGQKGSYVPVQKTVEGFKAILDGEYDHIPEDAFRLVGSMEEVIAKAKDMGVEV comes from the coding sequence ATGGGATTAGGCCGTGTAACTCAAGTTATGGGTCCAGTAATTGATGTTCGCTTTGAGCACAATGAAGTTCCAGAAATTAACAATGCCTTAGTCGTAGACGTTGAAAGAGATGAAGGTACAGTATCTCTTACATTAGAAGTGGCATTACAACTTGGCGATGATGTCGTACGTACAATTGCAATGGATTCTACTGATGGTGTTAAACGTGGTACAGAAGTTCGAGATAGCGGAGATAGCATCAGTGTTCCAGTTGGTGATGCTACGTTAGGACGTGTGTTTAATGTTCTTGGTGATACAATTGACTTAGACGAGAAGCTTGATACTTCTGTCAAACGTGATCCAATTCATAGAGAAGCACCTGCATTCGATCAATTATCAACAAAAGTTGAAATCTTAGAAACAGGTATTAAAGTAATTGATTTACTTGCACCATATATTAAAGGTGGTAAAATCGGTTTATTCGGTGGCGCTGGTGTAGGTAAAACAGTATTAATTCAAGAATTAATTAATAATATAGCTCAAGAACATGGTGGTATTTCAGTATTTGCCGGCGTAGGTGAACGTACGCGTGAAGGTAATGACTTATACTACGAAATGAGTGATAGTGGTGTTATTAAGAAAACAGCTATGGTCTTCGGACAAATGAATGAGCCACCTGGTGCGCGTATGCGTGTTGCTTTATCAGGCTTAACAATGGCTGAACACTTCCGTGATGTACAAGGACAAGATGTTTTACTATTTATTGATAACATATTCAGATTTACGCAAGCTGGTTCAGAAGTATCAGCACTATTAGGTCGTATGCCATCAGCCGTTGGTTATCAACCTACCCTTGCTACTGAAATGGGTCAATTACAAGAACGTATTACATCAACAACTAAAGGATCTGTAACGTCAATCCAAGCAGTTTTCGTACCTGCCGATGATTATACTGACCCAGCACCAGCAGCTGTCTTTGCTCACTTAGATGCTACAACTAACCTTGAACGTAAATTAACGGAAATGGGTATTTATCCTGCCGTTGATCCGCTTGCATCTACTTCTAGGGCATTAGACCCTACAATCGTTGGTCAAGATCATTATGAAATAGCTCGTGATGTACAATCTACATTACAAAAATATAGAGAATTACAAGATATTATTGCTATTTTAGGTATGGATGAATTATCAGAAGAAGATAAACAAACTGTTGAACGTGCACGTCGTATCCAGTTCTTCTTATCACAAAACTTCCACGTAGCTGAACAATTTACTGGTCAAAAAGGTTCATATGTACCTGTTCAAAAAACGGTAGAAGGCTTCAAAGCAATTTTAGATGGCGAATATGATCATATTCCTGAAGATGCATTCCGTCTTGTAGGTAGTATGGAAGAAGTAATCGCAAAAGCTAAAGATATGGGTGTTGAAGTTTAA
- the yidC gene encoding membrane protein insertase YidC — translation MKKKALLPLLLGVMVFLAGCDYSKPENRDGFFYNTFYVPMDNVIHWLGTSFNNDYGLAIVVLVLVIRIVLLPFMLSNYKNSHMMREKMKVAKPDIDAIQEKVKRSRTQEEKMAANSEMMEVYKKYDMNPMKSMLGCLPILIQMPIIMGLFFVLKYPSSGGFTEHPYFLWFNLAKPDIWITIIAGILYFLQAYVSSKSMPAEQRQMGYMMMVISPIMIVWISFSSVSALGLYWSVSAAFLIVQTQVANMYYSKLAQREVAPMIEAMEKNKAEASGKGKNTQVVSKKNKKK, via the coding sequence ATGAAAAAGAAAGCACTACTACCTTTATTATTAGGTGTAATGGTCTTTTTAGCAGGCTGTGACTATTCTAAACCTGAAAATAGAGACGGTTTCTTCTATAATACGTTTTATGTGCCAATGGATAATGTAATACATTGGTTGGGAACTAGTTTTAATAATGACTATGGTTTAGCAATCGTAGTACTTGTGTTAGTAATACGTATCGTATTGTTACCATTCATGTTATCAAACTATAAAAATAGTCATATGATGCGTGAAAAAATGAAAGTTGCAAAACCGGATATTGATGCAATTCAAGAGAAGGTTAAGCGTTCGCGTACACAAGAAGAAAAAATGGCAGCAAACTCAGAAATGATGGAAGTTTATAAAAAATACGATATGAATCCGATGAAGAGCATGTTAGGATGTTTACCAATCCTTATTCAAATGCCAATCATTATGGGACTATTCTTCGTATTGAAATATCCATCAAGCGGTGGATTTACAGAACATCCTTATTTCTTATGGTTTAACCTAGCGAAACCAGACATTTGGATTACAATTATTGCAGGTATCTTATACTTCTTACAAGCATACGTATCAAGTAAGAGTATGCCAGCAGAACAACGTCAAATGGGTTACATGATGATGGTCATTTCACCAATTATGATTGTGTGGATTTCATTCTCATCTGTTTCAGCATTAGGTCTATATTGGTCAGTCAGTGCGGCATTCTTGATTGTACAAACGCAAGTAGCGAATATGTACTACTCTAAACTTGCACAAAGAGAAGTTGCACCGATGATTGAAGCTATGGAGAAAAATAAAGCTGAAGCATCAGGTAAAGGTAAAAATACGCAAGTTGTTTCTAAGAAAAATAAAAAGAAATAA
- the thiE gene encoding thiamine phosphate synthase, whose translation MFDKNNLKLYFICGTQDIESKTTIIDVVTEALESGITMFQFREKGNGALIGDEKEDLARKLLALCHDYAVPFIVNDDVALANKIGADGIHVGQDDMDVKVFAEQFKGKIIGLSISNIDEYKTSNLAHVDYIGVGPMYATTSKDDANLPVGPEMITKLRAHVNHFPIVAIGGINVENTREVMQAGADGISIISAITKSENISNTISQFLQNVE comes from the coding sequence ATGTTTGATAAAAATAATTTGAAACTGTATTTTATTTGTGGCACGCAAGATATTGAAAGTAAGACAACTATTATAGATGTTGTGACTGAAGCACTTGAATCTGGAATAACCATGTTCCAATTTAGAGAAAAAGGTAACGGTGCATTAATTGGAGATGAAAAAGAGGACTTAGCACGGAAATTATTAGCTTTGTGTCATGATTATGCAGTACCATTTATCGTTAATGATGATGTTGCCTTAGCCAATAAGATTGGTGCGGATGGGATTCATGTTGGTCAGGATGATATGGATGTTAAAGTATTTGCTGAACAATTTAAAGGAAAAATTATTGGTTTAAGCATTAGTAATATAGATGAATATAAAACATCTAATTTAGCACATGTGGACTATATTGGCGTTGGGCCAATGTACGCAACGACATCTAAAGATGATGCAAATTTACCAGTAGGGCCAGAAATGATAACGAAATTAAGAGCGCATGTTAATCATTTTCCAATCGTAGCAATCGGTGGTATAAATGTTGAAAATACGAGGGAAGTTATGCAAGCTGGTGCAGACGGTATATCCATTATTTCAGCTATTACAAAGAGTGAAAATATTTCAAATACAATTAGTCAATTCTTACAAAATGTTGAATAA
- the murA gene encoding UDP-N-acetylglucosamine 1-carboxyvinyltransferase codes for MDMIEINGGNRLTGEVKVSGAKNAVLPVLTASLLASEGVSKLMNVPALSDVETINNVISTLNAEVSYDKDEESVTVDATKELNEEAPYEYVSKMRASILVMGPLLARLGHAKVALPGGCAIGSRPIEQHIKGFEELGADIHMDGGFIYASTENGLKGTTIHLDFPSVGATQNIIMAASLAEGKTVLENVAREPEIVDLANYINEMGGNVSGAGTDTIIIHGVETLHGVEHAIIPDRIEAGTLLIAGAITRGDVLVNGAIKEHMTSLVYKLEEMGVNLDYQDDAIRVRVEDELKPVDIKTLPHPGFPTDMQSQMMALLLTAEGHKVVTETVFENRFMHVAEFKRMNAKISVEGRSAKIEGKSELQGAQVKATDLRAAAALILAGLVADGTTQVTELKHLDRGYVDLHGKLEALGADIKRTQA; via the coding sequence ATGGATATGATAGAAATTAATGGTGGAAATAGATTAACTGGTGAGGTTAAAGTGTCAGGTGCCAAGAATGCTGTATTACCAGTATTAACTGCTTCACTTTTAGCATCAGAAGGTGTCAGTAAACTTATGAATGTACCTGCATTAAGTGATGTAGAAACGATTAATAATGTGATTTCAACATTAAATGCAGAAGTTTCATACGATAAAGACGAAGAATCAGTAACTGTAGATGCAACGAAAGAATTAAATGAAGAGGCACCATATGAATATGTAAGTAAAATGAGAGCAAGTATTCTTGTTATGGGTCCATTATTAGCCCGCTTAGGTCATGCTAAAGTCGCATTGCCAGGTGGTTGCGCAATTGGTTCAAGACCAATTGAACAGCACATCAAAGGTTTCGAAGAACTTGGTGCTGATATTCATATGGATGGTGGTTTTATTTATGCAAGTACTGAAAATGGATTAAAAGGTACAACCATTCATTTAGACTTCCCAAGTGTTGGCGCAACGCAAAATATTATCATGGCAGCTTCACTAGCAGAAGGTAAAACAGTATTAGAAAATGTTGCAAGAGAACCAGAAATCGTTGATTTAGCAAATTATATTAACGAAATGGGAGGTAACGTTTCTGGAGCTGGCACGGATACGATCATTATCCATGGTGTAGAAACACTTCACGGTGTGGAACACGCGATTATTCCTGATAGAATTGAAGCAGGTACACTCCTGATTGCTGGTGCGATTACACGTGGTGATGTACTTGTAAATGGTGCTATAAAAGAACATATGACAAGCCTTGTTTACAAATTGGAAGAAATGGGTGTGAATCTAGATTATCAAGATGACGCAATTCGCGTAAGAGTAGAAGATGAATTAAAACCCGTAGATATTAAAACATTACCACATCCAGGATTCCCTACGGATATGCAATCACAAATGATGGCATTATTACTAACAGCTGAAGGACATAAAGTAGTAACTGAAACTGTATTTGAAAATAGATTTATGCATGTAGCTGAATTTAAACGTATGAACGCTAAGATTTCTGTCGAAGGCAGAAGTGCTAAGATTGAAGGTAAGAGTGAACTACAAGGTGCACAAGTAAAAGCTACTGACTTACGTGCAGCAGCAGCACTTATATTAGCCGGACTTGTAGCTGATGGAACGACGCAAGTAACAGAATTAAAGCATTTAGACAGAGGTTATGTTGACTTACACGGTAAATTAGAAGCACTAGGTGCAGATATAAAACGAACACAAGCTTAA
- the thiD gene encoding bifunctional hydroxymethylpyrimidine kinase/phosphomethylpyrimidine kinase, with translation MNKPNIALTIAGTDPTGGAGVMADLKSFHACGVYGMVAVTSIVAQNTKGVQHIHNLEPQWLSEQLASVFDDELPHAIKTGMIASKEMMQLIQEYLVKYPEIPYVIDPVMLAKSGDSLMDDDAKADLQNILLPYATVATPNLPEAEEITGLKIDNEAAIYKAGNIFINEIGSKGVVIKGGHAEDLETAKDYLFTKDEVYTFEEPRYDTQHTHGTGCTFSAVITAELAKGRTIYDAVKKAKKFISLSIKYTPEIGQGRGPVNHFAYMKKVGLDDE, from the coding sequence ATGAATAAACCCAATATTGCATTGACAATTGCTGGTACTGATCCAACAGGAGGTGCTGGTGTAATGGCAGATTTGAAATCTTTTCATGCTTGTGGCGTATATGGTATGGTGGCTGTTACAAGCATTGTTGCGCAAAACACTAAAGGTGTACAACATATTCACAATCTTGAGCCACAGTGGTTATCTGAACAACTGGCAAGTGTGTTTGATGACGAATTACCACATGCCATTAAAACTGGTATGATTGCTTCAAAGGAAATGATGCAATTAATTCAAGAATACTTAGTGAAATATCCTGAGATACCATATGTTATTGATCCAGTTATGTTAGCTAAAAGTGGTGATTCATTGATGGATGATGACGCGAAAGCAGATTTACAAAATATATTGTTACCCTATGCAACAGTAGCGACTCCAAACTTACCAGAAGCTGAAGAAATCACTGGATTAAAGATTGATAATGAGGCAGCGATATATAAAGCAGGCAACATATTTATTAATGAAATTGGGAGTAAGGGTGTTGTTATTAAAGGCGGACATGCTGAAGATTTAGAAACTGCTAAAGATTATTTATTTACTAAAGATGAGGTCTATACGTTTGAAGAACCTCGTTATGATACGCAGCATACCCATGGTACAGGTTGTACTTTTTCAGCAGTAATTACAGCTGAACTGGCAAAAGGTAGAACGATTTATGACGCAGTGAAAAAAGCTAAAAAATTTATTTCATTAAGCATTAAATATACGCCAGAAATTGGTCAAGGTAGAGGACCTGTAAATCACTTTGCATATATGAAAAAGGTAGGTCTAGATGATGAATAG
- the fabZ gene encoding 3-hydroxyacyl-ACP dehydratase FabZ produces the protein METIFDYNQIKEIIPHRQPFLLIDRVVEYEVGTRCVAIKQVSGNEPFFQGHFPEYAVMPGVLITEALAQTGAVAILNSEENKGKLAFFAGIDKCRFKKQVTPGDTLKLEVEITKMRGPIGKGNAKATVDGEVACSCELTFAIQAK, from the coding sequence ATGGAAACAATTTTTGATTATAACCAAATTAAAGAAATCATACCGCATAGACAACCATTTTTATTAATTGATCGTGTTGTTGAATATGAAGTAGGTACACGTTGTGTGGCTATTAAACAAGTATCAGGTAATGAACCGTTTTTCCAAGGTCATTTTCCGGAATATGCAGTTATGCCTGGTGTTTTAATTACAGAAGCGCTTGCTCAAACAGGTGCAGTAGCGATTTTAAATAGTGAAGAAAATAAAGGGAAACTTGCATTTTTTGCTGGAATTGATAAATGTCGCTTCAAAAAACAAGTTACTCCTGGAGATACTTTAAAATTAGAAGTTGAAATAACAAAAATGCGTGGGCCAATCGGTAAAGGTAACGCAAAAGCTACCGTCGATGGTGAAGTAGCATGTAGTTGTGAATTAACGTTTGCAATTCAAGCAAAGTAA
- a CDS encoding HD domain-containing protein — protein MTKLRGVANLKETEILNRAYNYMCTYHKDDATGHDIAHINRVLRLATYIAEQEQSQHMLTIQLASLLHDTVDSKLTNHEKALTKLKSFLKDLQLPKEQQQHILHIIKHISYRHGQNNEVSLTLEGQIVRDADRLDAIGAIGIARTFQFAGHFNEPMWVEHSTKHITETDDAHYDQWSPSAIKHFYEKLLKLKSLMHTETAKQLAAQRHQYMENFINQFFEEWYF, from the coding sequence ATGACTAAACTGAGAGGTGTAGCTAATTTGAAAGAAACTGAAATACTAAACCGTGCATATAATTACATGTGTACATATCATAAAGATGACGCGACTGGCCATGATATTGCACATATTAATCGTGTATTGCGTTTAGCAACTTATATAGCTGAACAAGAACAATCGCAACACATGTTAACAATTCAACTAGCAAGTTTATTACATGACACTGTAGATAGTAAATTAACCAATCATGAAAAAGCGTTAACTAAGTTAAAAAGCTTTTTGAAAGACTTACAATTACCTAAAGAACAGCAACAACATATATTACATATAATTAAACATATAAGTTATAGACATGGTCAAAATAATGAAGTTTCATTAACACTTGAAGGACAAATTGTACGTGATGCAGATAGACTAGACGCAATAGGAGCGATTGGTATTGCACGCACTTTCCAATTTGCGGGTCATTTTAATGAACCCATGTGGGTTGAGCATTCAACAAAGCATATAACAGAGACGGATGACGCACATTATGATCAATGGTCGCCATCAGCGATCAAACATTTTTATGAAAAGCTTTTGAAATTAAAGTCATTAATGCATACAGAAACAGCAAAACAATTAGCAGCGCAAAGACATCAATATATGGAAAATTTTATCAATCAATTTTTCGAAGAATGGTATTTTTAG
- a CDS encoding YwpF-like family protein, translating into MKSFKAVRFQIVSDSGGVTEYEIEDGVIINKENSGTGWLLEIVISDYHYETMKQYMDDETLLDIRVVITRPANDPALFDATIKNIKKLESTISIVFECHIYTLRQVYAESLLEQLIDEGLTGDELKKSFNRMMQSKPRLKDEKIEK; encoded by the coding sequence ATGAAATCATTTAAAGCTGTTCGATTTCAAATCGTATCAGATAGTGGTGGCGTTACAGAATATGAAATAGAAGATGGCGTTATTATCAATAAAGAAAATAGTGGAACTGGTTGGTTATTAGAAATTGTTATTTCAGATTATCATTATGAAACAATGAAACAATATATGGATGATGAAACTTTATTAGATATACGCGTAGTGATTACACGTCCAGCAAATGATCCGGCTCTTTTTGATGCGACGATTAAAAACATAAAAAAACTGGAAAGTACAATCTCCATCGTTTTTGAATGTCATATTTATACATTAAGACAAGTATATGCAGAAAGTTTATTAGAACAACTTATTGATGAAGGTTTAACAGGAGACGAACTTAAAAAATCTTTCAATCGTATGATGCAATCTAAACCAAGATTAAAAGATGAAAAAATAGAAAAATAA
- a CDS encoding single-stranded DNA-binding protein — MINNIVIVGRLTKDPKIYDKEEKKLATFCVAVSRNYKDKNQTPVCDYLFCKAFGKMATNIEKYTKQGSLVGITGQMQSHKYEKEGQTHFVSEILIESIKFMSPQNKDKNDLLFEPFPLEHSQNAFKDINVQNNDIYEIV, encoded by the coding sequence ATGATTAATAACATTGTTATCGTAGGGCGACTAACTAAGGACCCTAAAATATATGATAAGGAGGAGAAAAAATTAGCTACATTTTGTGTAGCTGTATCAAGGAACTATAAAGATAAGAATCAAACCCCGGTATGTGATTATTTATTTTGTAAAGCATTTGGAAAAATGGCAACAAACATTGAGAAATATACGAAGCAAGGCTCACTTGTAGGTATAACAGGCCAAATGCAATCACATAAATATGAAAAAGAAGGTCAGACGCATTTTGTATCAGAAATACTTATTGAATCAATTAAATTCATGTCTCCACAAAACAAAGATAAAAATGATTTACTTTTTGAACCATTCCCGCTAGAGCATTCCCAAAATGCATTTAAAGACATTAACGTACAAAATAATGATATATATGAAATTGTATAA
- a CDS encoding transglycosylase family protein yields MKKTVVASTLAVGLGVTGFAAGNSADASEQGVDKAQLAQQAQSNPESLNEAPVQDGAYNINFNYNNTDYSFQSDGQYWTWSYGQGSTNAPAQETAEQPQQVEQPQQTEQASTEQPAEEAAPQTEETQQPQQEATTQTTSSSNESTSNESSSSEASEGSSVNVNSHLQAIAQRESGGDLKAVNPSSGAAGKYQFLQSTWDSVAPSEYQGVSPTEAPEAVQDAAAVKLYNTAGASQWVTA; encoded by the coding sequence ATGAAAAAAACAGTAGTAGCATCAACATTAGCAGTTGGACTTGGCGTAACAGGATTCGCAGCAGGAAATTCAGCAGACGCTTCAGAACAAGGCGTTGACAAAGCACAATTAGCACAACAAGCTCAAAGTAATCCAGAATCATTAAATGAAGCGCCAGTACAAGACGGTGCTTATAATATAAACTTTAATTACAATAATACTGATTATAGCTTCCAATCAGACGGTCAATATTGGACTTGGAGCTATGGACAAGGTTCAACTAATGCACCAGCACAAGAAACTGCTGAGCAACCACAACAAGTTGAACAACCACAACAAACTGAGCAAGCTTCAACTGAACAACCAGCAGAAGAAGCTGCACCACAAACTGAAGAAACACAACAACCACAACAAGAAGCAACTACACAAACTACTTCAAGCTCAAATGAATCAACTTCAAATGAATCTAGTTCAAGTGAAGCTTCAGAAGGTTCATCAGTAAATGTTAACTCTCATTTACAAGCAATCGCGCAACGTGAATCAGGCGGCGACCTTAAAGCTGTTAACCCATCATCAGGTGCAGCAGGAAAATATCAATTCTTACAAAGCACATGGGATTCAGTAGCACCATCTGAATATCAAGGTGTATCACCAACAGAAGCACCTGAAGCAGTACAAGACGCAGCAGCTGTTAAACTTTACAACACAGCAGGCGCTTCACAATGGGTTACTGCATAA
- the tenA gene encoding thiaminase II: MLFSEQLKKEAKPIINQIYHDPFIQGMLHGNLPTEATKFYLRADASYLNEFANIYALLIPKMGNLNDVRFLVEQIQFIVDGEVEAHEILADYVQESYNEIVQEKVWPPSGDHYIKHMYFNAYAKENAAYTIAAMAPCPYVYQFIAQEALRDKELNKDSILAKWFEFYSTEMDELVIVFDNLMDKLTKHCSEKEKNEIKQCFLQSTVHERNFFNMSFNEESWSYGGMKNE; encoded by the coding sequence GTGTTATTTTCAGAACAGTTAAAAAAAGAAGCTAAACCAATTATTAATCAAATCTACCACGATCCATTTATACAAGGTATGTTACATGGGAATTTACCGACTGAAGCAACCAAATTCTATTTAAGAGCAGATGCTTCTTATTTAAATGAATTTGCGAATATATACGCACTGTTAATTCCAAAAATGGGGAACTTAAATGATGTTCGATTTTTGGTTGAACAAATTCAATTTATAGTAGATGGTGAAGTGGAAGCACATGAAATTTTAGCGGATTATGTCCAAGAAAGTTATAATGAAATCGTACAAGAGAAAGTTTGGCCACCGAGTGGCGATCATTATATTAAACATATGTATTTCAATGCGTATGCTAAAGAAAATGCTGCTTATACGATTGCTGCAATGGCACCTTGTCCTTATGTTTATCAATTCATTGCTCAAGAAGCATTAAGGGATAAAGAATTAAATAAAGATTCTATTTTAGCTAAATGGTTTGAATTTTATAGTACTGAAATGGATGAATTAGTTATTGTATTTGATAATTTAATGGATAAATTGACGAAGCATTGTAGTGAAAAAGAAAAAAATGAGATAAAACAATGCTTTTTACAAAGTACAGTACATGAAAGAAACTTTTTTAATATGTCATTTAATGAAGAATCATGGTCATATGGAGGTATGAAAAATGAATAA
- a CDS encoding F0F1 ATP synthase subunit epsilon, with product MNTLSLNIVTPNGSVYDREDVNLAVLQTTAGEIGVMYGHIPTVAALEIGYVKINFDGGSEYIAVSEGFVEVRQDKLSIIVQTAEPANEIDVARAELAKSRAESHLNNEEDNSDVNRAKRALERANNRIRVANLQ from the coding sequence ATGAACACATTAAGCCTAAATATTGTCACTCCTAATGGTTCTGTTTACGACCGAGAAGATGTTAATCTTGCAGTATTACAAACTACTGCAGGAGAAATCGGTGTTATGTATGGACATATTCCAACAGTTGCAGCACTTGAAATTGGCTATGTCAAAATAAATTTTGACGGTGGTTCAGAATATATTGCAGTGAGTGAAGGTTTTGTTGAGGTTAGACAAGATAAATTATCAATTATTGTACAAACTGCAGAACCTGCGAATGAAATAGATGTTGCTAGAGCTGAATTAGCAAAATCTAGAGCAGAATCTCATTTGAATAATGAAGAAGATAACAGCGACGTTAATAGAGCTAAACGTGCTTTAGAAAGAGCGAATAACCGCATTCGCGTCGCGAACTTACAATAA